One window of the Chitinophaga niabensis genome contains the following:
- a CDS encoding SusC/RagA family TonB-linked outer membrane protein — protein MRRKFPLTVNKTIVNAMKLTFIFLTVAFLQVSAKGWSQVVTLAGKDVKLETIFSAIEKQTGYVVFYNKNLLRNARSVSLTVQNMPLAEFLAAILKDQPITYEMADKTIMLSPKNVTTAPVFVPVSGTILSADGTPLPGASVKIKGNKSGTVTDANGRFMINAEEGDVLVISFVGFEEATFRVNGKTTTGITIRISPSENKLDQVQVMGYGTTSKRFNTGNISTVKAEDIERQPVSNPLSALQGRVPGMTITQSTGVPGSSFKVQIRGRNSIRVTANDPLYIVDGVPYLANMVMGVAPNDLTNGGSPLNFINPLDIESIDILKDADATAIYGSRGANGVILISTKKGKVGKTLITANIAQGTAVVSKMMPLLNTRQYLDMRYEAYRNDGADWRSPTVFTAADLKNYDTTRYTDWQKLFLGNTASYTDAQISMTGGNSQTQYLVGGSYHRETTVFPGKAADQRGTMHFNISSSSNNQKLKVLLTGGYTIGDNNMPRYDIIDLAFSLPPIAPKLYNNDGSLNWQGGLWTNPLGRFNAKFNRKVNNFITNAAISYQILPGLDLKSTFGYTYMHVDETANFPISSYNPSININGSAEFSNSNNKTWLVEPQITYTKDLWKGRLNTLVGSTIQQNAANGQYITASGFISDGLIGNLASASTITPMNSLIRSYKYNSLFARANYNIEEKYILNLTMRRDGSDRFGPDNRFGNFGAVGAAWIFSKEKFIENHLPFISFGKLRGSYGTTGNDAIGDYEFMRYYTIGGNPYQGVRGLGPNNLHNPSYHWEVNKKLEGGLEFGFLNDQISVSASYYRNRSDNQLVGYRVPAHTGFTSVTSNWPAVVENKGWEFVLGTNNVKIGEVTWNSSFNVTFAKNKLVAFPGIDNTSYKSTLFIGQSLDITRVYRYVGVDPATGMYQFLDKDNKKQSLSLNSLTDKVGSVNRTPEYYGGFQNSIRYKGFDLDFIFQFAKQIGQAYRGAVLAGAGTAMQGNQHIEVLDRWQKPGDVSMNQRFNADRALSWPNTYFRESDGSYSDASFIRLKNVQLTYSFSNAINRKIGLNQSRIFIQAQNLLTITSFKGMDPENQSGTSLPPLRVLTGGIKITI, from the coding sequence ATGAGACGGAAGTTTCCGCTCACAGTGAACAAAACAATTGTGAATGCGATGAAACTGACTTTCATTTTTCTAACAGTCGCCTTTTTGCAGGTAAGTGCAAAAGGATGGTCGCAGGTGGTAACGCTTGCGGGTAAAGACGTTAAGCTGGAAACAATCTTTTCTGCTATTGAAAAGCAGACGGGATATGTTGTTTTCTACAACAAAAACCTGCTCCGCAATGCGAGGTCTGTTTCCCTTACAGTACAGAACATGCCGCTGGCAGAATTCCTGGCTGCTATACTGAAAGACCAGCCTATTACTTATGAAATGGCGGATAAGACGATCATGTTATCGCCTAAAAATGTAACAACAGCACCGGTTTTTGTTCCTGTCTCGGGAACAATATTATCCGCTGATGGCACACCACTTCCCGGCGCCTCTGTAAAGATCAAAGGAAATAAGAGCGGTACGGTCACGGATGCTAATGGTCGTTTTATGATCAATGCTGAAGAAGGGGATGTGCTTGTGATCAGCTTTGTGGGTTTTGAAGAAGCAACATTCCGTGTCAATGGTAAGACTACGACCGGTATAACCATCCGTATTTCCCCCTCAGAAAATAAACTGGATCAGGTGCAGGTGATGGGATATGGTACTACTTCCAAACGTTTCAATACCGGTAACATCTCAACCGTTAAAGCAGAAGATATTGAAAGGCAGCCGGTAAGCAATCCTCTCTCTGCGCTGCAGGGCAGAGTACCTGGTATGACGATCACACAAAGCACCGGTGTACCAGGCAGCTCTTTTAAAGTACAGATCCGTGGCCGTAACAGCATACGCGTTACAGCTAACGATCCGTTATATATAGTAGATGGTGTGCCTTATCTCGCAAACATGGTCATGGGGGTTGCGCCAAATGATCTCACTAACGGAGGAAGCCCGCTGAATTTTATCAACCCCCTGGATATTGAATCCATCGATATATTGAAGGATGCAGATGCCACTGCCATTTATGGTTCCCGTGGCGCCAACGGTGTGATCCTGATCTCCACTAAGAAAGGTAAAGTAGGCAAAACCCTCATCACCGCAAATATTGCGCAGGGTACCGCCGTTGTTTCCAAAATGATGCCCTTGCTCAACACCAGACAGTATTTGGATATGCGCTATGAAGCATATAGGAACGATGGTGCAGATTGGAGAAGCCCCACTGTGTTTACTGCCGCTGATCTGAAAAATTATGATACTACCAGGTATACGGACTGGCAGAAATTATTCCTCGGTAACACCGCCTCCTATACAGATGCGCAGATATCCATGACCGGCGGAAATTCACAAACACAATACCTGGTAGGAGGAAGTTATCACCGTGAAACCACCGTGTTTCCAGGAAAAGCAGCAGATCAGCGGGGAACAATGCACTTTAATATCAGCAGCAGCTCCAACAATCAGAAATTAAAAGTACTCTTAACCGGAGGATACACTATTGGAGATAATAACATGCCACGTTATGACATCATTGACCTTGCCTTTTCATTACCTCCTATTGCACCAAAACTGTATAACAACGATGGTTCACTGAACTGGCAAGGCGGGCTCTGGACGAATCCTTTAGGCCGGTTCAATGCTAAATTCAACCGGAAGGTGAATAATTTCATTACCAATGCAGCCATCAGTTATCAGATTTTACCAGGGCTGGATCTCAAATCCACTTTTGGTTATACTTACATGCATGTGGATGAAACCGCGAACTTCCCCATCTCTTCTTATAACCCCTCGATAAATATAAACGGGTCTGCAGAATTCTCTAACAGTAATAATAAAACATGGCTGGTAGAACCACAGATCACCTATACCAAAGATCTTTGGAAAGGCCGCCTGAATACACTGGTGGGATCAACCATTCAGCAGAACGCAGCGAATGGCCAGTATATCACCGCTTCCGGATTTATCAGTGACGGGTTGATCGGGAACCTGGCTTCCGCTTCCACTATCACTCCCATGAATTCCCTGATCAGGAGTTATAAGTATAACTCCCTGTTCGCAAGGGCTAACTATAATATAGAAGAGAAATATATCCTGAACCTCACCATGAGAAGGGATGGTTCAGACAGGTTTGGACCGGATAACCGTTTCGGGAATTTCGGTGCCGTAGGCGCAGCATGGATCTTCTCCAAAGAAAAATTTATTGAAAACCATCTGCCCTTTATCAGCTTCGGTAAATTACGCGGTAGTTATGGTACAACCGGTAATGATGCAATAGGTGACTATGAATTCATGCGCTACTATACAATTGGAGGAAACCCTTACCAGGGTGTGAGAGGATTAGGCCCTAATAACCTGCACAATCCTTCCTATCACTGGGAAGTGAATAAGAAACTGGAAGGAGGGTTGGAATTTGGTTTCCTGAACGATCAGATCTCTGTGAGCGCCAGTTATTACAGGAACCGTTCAGATAATCAGTTAGTAGGTTACCGTGTACCTGCTCATACAGGTTTTACCTCCGTAACCTCTAACTGGCCTGCTGTAGTTGAAAATAAAGGATGGGAATTTGTATTGGGTACCAACAATGTAAAGATCGGAGAAGTCACCTGGAACAGTTCATTCAATGTCACCTTTGCTAAAAATAAACTGGTGGCCTTCCCCGGTATTGATAACACCAGTTACAAATCAACACTTTTCATTGGCCAGTCACTGGATATCACCAGGGTATACCGCTACGTGGGAGTAGACCCCGCAACCGGTATGTACCAGTTCCTGGACAAGGATAATAAAAAACAATCCCTCAGCCTGAACAGCCTCACAGATAAAGTAGGATCAGTGAACAGAACCCCTGAGTATTATGGTGGTTTTCAGAACAGCATAAGATATAAAGGATTTGATCTTGATTTTATCTTCCAGTTCGCAAAACAGATAGGGCAGGCTTATCGTGGAGCAGTACTGGCCGGTGCAGGTACAGCCATGCAGGGTAACCAGCATATTGAAGTGCTGGACAGATGGCAGAAACCTGGTGACGTAAGCATGAACCAACGATTTAATGCAGACAGGGCATTATCATGGCCTAATACTTATTTCAGGGAAAGTGATGGTTCTTATTCAGATGCATCTTTCATCCGTTTAAAGAACGTACAACTTACATACAGCTTCTCTAATGCCATTAACAGGAAGATCGGATTGAATCAATCAAGGATCTTTATTCAGGCCCAAAACCTGCTGACCATTACAAGCTTCAAAGGCATGGATCCTGAAAACCAGAGTGGCACCAGCCTTCCTCCCCTGCGTGTGTTAACCGGCGGTATTAAAATAACCATTTAA
- a CDS encoding RagB/SusD family nutrient uptake outer membrane protein, whose translation MKSVIKLLLLIALLQTGCKKLVDPSAPGNKIGVSAVYANNKTASSVLSRLFADFGSFSEGSYGVPILMSVAGDDLNGAAASDAFTQDMYSNRIMRDATYWWYDMYKYIYTTNDALEMLPLSKGVTDPVRNQLMGEARFARAFCYFYLVNIYGDVPLITSTDYRENIGKGRTATAEIYQLIVNDLVEAKALLSDKYFNADITTVSTERLRPTKAVATAMLARVYLYLKEYAKAEAEASEVIANPIYELPELNSVFLRSSKEAIWQLPALVARFNTQDGKYLILRTTPGVPNGPKPDYPFVLTPFLKNAFETGDTRSTKWVGDSSGFKFANKYKVWDIDKPVTEYVMMLRLAEQYLIRGEARIKQNKVGEGIDDLNALRKRARGTNPGDLPDLSKTMSQDAAIQAVEHERQVELFVEWGHRWFDLKRTDRLNAVMTVVTPLKNPAVTWQPFRALCPLPTGEVTTAPGLIGHQNPGYNN comes from the coding sequence ATGAAATCAGTCATAAAACTTCTCCTACTCATAGCATTACTACAAACAGGTTGTAAGAAACTCGTAGATCCATCAGCACCTGGTAACAAGATCGGAGTGAGTGCCGTATATGCAAACAACAAAACAGCTTCATCTGTATTGTCCAGGCTTTTTGCGGATTTCGGATCATTTTCAGAAGGCTCATACGGCGTTCCCATTCTAATGAGTGTTGCAGGAGATGATCTCAATGGCGCCGCAGCATCTGACGCCTTCACGCAGGACATGTACAGCAACAGGATCATGAGAGATGCTACTTACTGGTGGTATGATATGTATAAATACATCTACACCACAAACGATGCCCTGGAAATGCTGCCGCTTTCAAAAGGAGTTACAGATCCGGTGAGGAATCAATTGATGGGTGAAGCCAGGTTCGCACGGGCATTCTGTTATTTCTATCTCGTTAATATTTATGGAGATGTACCCCTGATCACTTCTACGGATTACCGCGAAAACATCGGCAAAGGCCGTACCGCCACAGCAGAGATCTACCAGCTGATCGTGAACGATCTGGTAGAAGCAAAAGCATTATTAAGCGATAAGTATTTTAATGCAGATATAACCACTGTTTCCACAGAACGCCTCCGTCCCACAAAAGCAGTAGCCACGGCTATGCTGGCAAGAGTATATCTCTACCTGAAGGAATATGCCAAAGCAGAAGCAGAAGCATCTGAAGTGATCGCCAACCCGATCTACGAATTGCCGGAACTGAACAGTGTTTTCCTTCGGAGCAGTAAGGAAGCCATCTGGCAACTGCCTGCATTGGTGGCACGGTTCAATACACAGGATGGTAAGTACCTGATCCTGAGAACTACTCCCGGAGTTCCCAATGGTCCCAAGCCTGATTATCCTTTTGTACTCACGCCTTTCCTGAAAAATGCTTTTGAAACAGGAGATACCCGCAGCACAAAATGGGTAGGCGATAGTTCCGGCTTTAAGTTTGCAAACAAGTACAAAGTATGGGATATAGATAAACCTGTAACAGAATACGTGATGATGCTCCGCCTCGCAGAACAATACCTGATCAGGGGAGAAGCACGTATCAAACAAAATAAAGTAGGAGAGGGCATCGATGATCTCAACGCCCTCCGGAAACGTGCCCGCGGAACCAATCCGGGAGACCTGCCGGACCTTTCTAAAACAATGTCGCAGGACGCTGCAATACAAGCTGTAGAACATGAACGCCAGGTTGAATTGTTCGTGGAATGGGGTCACCGCTGGTTTGACCTTAAACGTACAGACAGGCTGAATGCTGTAATGACGGTAGTGACGCCACTTAAGAATCCAGCCGTTACCTGGCAGCCATTCCGTGCATTATGTCCTTTACCAACTGGTGAAGTAACTACCGCACCCGGTTTAATAGGGCATCAAAATCCCGGTTATAATAACTAA
- a CDS encoding ABC transporter ATP-binding protein, translating to MTNECIVSVRGLSHRYSTAWAIRDINFEISQKGVLGLLGSNGAGKSTTMNIMCGVLNQTEGEVFVGGINMRKQPEEAKKKIGFLPQSAPLHLDLTVDEYLTHCAYIRLMEKKNIPAALAEAKEKCGVAHFSKRLIKNLSGGYRQRVGIAQAIIHKPDLVVLDEPTNGLDPNQITEVRALIKEIAEERSVIFSSHILSEIQATCKDIKMIENGRMVFADTIDAFNNYIVPHSLIVTFENPPALADLQAIEGITKAALQYGNTFRLHFSGVKHITEKIVETSVANGWRLTEINLERSSLDEVFAQLSGKSTN from the coding sequence ATGACCAATGAGTGTATTGTGAGCGTCCGCGGACTCTCGCACAGGTATAGTACTGCCTGGGCTATCCGGGATATTAATTTCGAGATCAGCCAGAAAGGCGTGCTGGGATTACTGGGGTCAAATGGCGCCGGTAAATCCACTACCATGAATATCATGTGTGGCGTACTGAATCAAACAGAAGGAGAAGTGTTTGTAGGCGGCATCAATATGCGCAAACAACCGGAAGAAGCAAAGAAAAAGATCGGCTTCCTACCCCAGAGCGCTCCCCTGCATCTTGACCTCACGGTAGATGAATACCTGACCCATTGTGCGTACATCCGCTTAATGGAAAAGAAAAACATTCCAGCCGCACTGGCGGAGGCAAAGGAGAAATGTGGCGTTGCGCATTTCTCCAAACGTCTCATCAAAAACCTCTCCGGTGGTTACCGCCAGCGGGTTGGAATTGCACAAGCCATCATTCATAAACCGGACCTGGTGGTGCTGGACGAACCTACCAATGGATTGGACCCTAACCAGATCACGGAAGTAAGAGCATTGATCAAAGAGATCGCAGAAGAAAGGTCGGTTATCTTCTCTTCGCACATTCTCTCAGAAATACAAGCTACCTGTAAGGACATCAAAATGATCGAAAACGGGAGGATGGTTTTTGCAGATACAATAGATGCATTCAACAACTACATCGTACCGCACAGCCTCATCGTAACTTTCGAAAACCCACCAGCACTGGCAGATCTGCAGGCGATAGAAGGTATTACAAAAGCAGCCTTGCAATACGGAAATACCTTCCGCCTGCATTTCTCAGGTGTGAAACATATCACGGAAAAGATAGTGGAAACCAGTGTAGCCAATGGATGGCGCTTAACAGAGATCAACCTGGAAAGAAGTTCTTTGGATGAAGTGTTTGCGCAGTTATCGGGTAAAAGCACCAATTAA
- a CDS encoding Gldg family protein — protein sequence MKVTLRIARVELSTLFFSPIAWLVLIVFTFQTGLTFVDKLKLYAGYQEMGSRLSFITSTIFGGPLGLFAEIQRNVYLYIPLLTMGLMSRELSSGSIKLLLSSPVKTREIVLGKYLAMMVYCLLLIAILAILAVFGMYSIQAFDLLYISSGLLGIYLLICAYSAIGLFMSSLTGYQVVAAVSTLVVLAALNYVGLLWQDVNFVRDLTYFLSISGRADQMRDGLIISKDLCYFVLVIALFLGLTNMLLQSGREAKPLWVKIARYSLLTITVLMLGYISSRPRLALYVDMTATKTRTLTATSQQIIKQLKEPLKVTTYVNLMDDFWHMGIPKSRNKDVNFWQPYQRFMPDMKINYVYYYDTSMAEWLYKGNKGVSLDTLAKRMAKARELNLKMFMPPAEIRKIIDLRPEEYRFVRCLEYNGKRSFLREYAGEMDPNPGEAEVLAAIKKLVVTSPKIGFLTGNNERAIDKVGDKDYKGSTSELSIRKSLVNQGFNVTAISLEGGEVPEDLAVLVIADPKRPIPEAVSKKITDYIDRGGNLLIAGEPGRQEVLNPLLSKLGVQLKEGILLQESRDFAPDLVMGYVTTAAAASSNSYKNFWADSVKMSMITSVGLQYTPGDFKVTEILATDSSKSWNKTGQLNQDTGYVQFDPAAGDVKTTTPIALSLTRQMKGKEQRIMVLGDADFMSASELGRYNIRVGNFFFMFEMFKWLSYDEYPVDVSRPKAPDNKILIAKEDVTILRIILLIVLPALLLISAVVLLIRRKRR from the coding sequence ATGAAAGTTACACTCAGAATAGCAAGAGTTGAATTAAGTACGTTATTTTTCTCTCCCATCGCATGGCTGGTGCTGATTGTTTTCACATTTCAAACCGGTCTTACATTTGTAGATAAATTGAAACTCTATGCAGGTTACCAGGAAATGGGCAGCCGGCTGAGCTTCATCACCTCCACCATCTTTGGTGGCCCGCTGGGATTATTTGCAGAGATCCAGCGGAATGTATACCTGTATATACCCCTGCTCACCATGGGTTTGATGAGCCGGGAACTGAGCAGTGGTTCCATCAAACTCTTATTATCGTCACCTGTTAAAACCAGGGAGATCGTACTTGGCAAATACCTGGCCATGATGGTCTATTGCCTGTTACTGATAGCTATACTGGCTATACTCGCAGTATTTGGTATGTATTCAATACAGGCTTTTGATCTGCTGTACATATCATCCGGCCTGCTGGGTATCTACCTGTTGATCTGCGCCTATTCTGCCATCGGCCTGTTTATGTCCAGCCTTACCGGGTACCAGGTAGTGGCTGCAGTGAGCACCCTGGTAGTACTGGCCGCATTAAACTATGTAGGTTTGTTATGGCAGGATGTAAATTTTGTAAGAGACCTCACCTATTTCCTTTCCATCTCCGGAAGAGCTGATCAGATGAGAGATGGTTTGATCATCAGTAAAGATCTCTGCTATTTTGTTTTAGTGATCGCGCTGTTCCTGGGGCTTACCAATATGCTGCTGCAATCCGGGAGGGAAGCAAAACCACTATGGGTAAAGATAGCCCGTTATTCGCTCCTCACCATAACAGTGCTGATGCTGGGTTATATCAGCTCCAGGCCAAGGCTGGCATTGTATGTAGATATGACCGCCACCAAAACCAGAACGCTCACTGCCACCAGCCAGCAGATCATCAAACAATTGAAAGAACCATTGAAGGTGACCACCTATGTGAACCTGATGGATGATTTCTGGCATATGGGCATACCCAAAAGCCGTAACAAAGACGTGAATTTCTGGCAGCCTTATCAGCGCTTCATGCCAGACATGAAAATAAACTACGTATACTACTATGATACCTCCATGGCAGAGTGGTTATACAAAGGCAACAAAGGAGTATCCCTGGATACACTCGCAAAAAGAATGGCAAAAGCGCGGGAACTGAACCTGAAAATGTTTATGCCGCCGGCAGAGATCCGCAAGATCATTGATCTAAGGCCTGAGGAATATCGTTTTGTCAGATGCCTGGAATACAATGGTAAACGGTCTTTCCTCAGAGAGTATGCAGGAGAAATGGACCCCAATCCCGGAGAAGCGGAAGTGCTGGCTGCCATCAAAAAATTAGTGGTAACATCACCTAAGATTGGTTTCCTCACCGGGAATAATGAACGTGCCATAGATAAAGTAGGGGATAAAGATTATAAAGGCAGCACTTCTGAACTCAGTATCCGTAAATCACTGGTGAACCAGGGTTTTAATGTAACAGCCATTTCACTGGAAGGAGGCGAAGTGCCGGAAGACCTTGCCGTATTGGTGATCGCTGATCCTAAAAGACCTATCCCGGAAGCCGTATCAAAAAAAATAACCGATTATATAGATCGTGGCGGAAACTTACTGATCGCGGGAGAGCCCGGCCGCCAGGAAGTATTGAACCCGCTCTTAAGTAAACTGGGTGTGCAACTGAAAGAAGGCATCCTGTTGCAGGAAAGCAGGGATTTTGCGCCTGACCTCGTAATGGGATATGTTACAACAGCGGCTGCCGCCAGTTCTAATAGCTATAAAAATTTCTGGGCAGACAGTGTGAAAATGTCCATGATCACTTCAGTGGGCCTGCAGTATACACCAGGTGATTTTAAAGTAACGGAAATCCTGGCTACAGACAGCAGCAAAAGCTGGAACAAAACAGGTCAGCTAAACCAGGATACCGGATATGTACAGTTTGATCCGGCAGCAGGTGATGTGAAAACAACTACTCCCATCGCCCTTTCACTGACCAGGCAAATGAAAGGAAAAGAACAACGTATCATGGTGTTGGGTGATGCAGATTTTATGAGTGCTTCGGAACTCGGCCGTTACAACATCAGGGTGGGCAATTTCTTTTTCATGTTCGAAATGTTCAAATGGCTGAGCTATGATGAATACCCCGTAGATGTATCCCGGCCAAAAGCACCGGATAACAAGATCCTGATCGCTAAAGAGGATGTGACCATCCTACGGATCATTTTACTTATCGTCCTCCCCGCCTTACTGTTGATTTCCGCTGTGGTATTACTGATCCGCCGGAAAAGAAGATAG
- a CDS encoding alkaline phosphatase family protein: MKKAVAIFSFILFFTPSLFAQKAKYVVLVSVDGFRPDFYLDPSWPAPNMQQMLKKGVHAQGVRGVFPTVTYPSHTTLITGAKPAKHGIVYNTPFEPKGQTGRWYMEAKEIKTETLWDALRNAGLKSSAVSWPVTVGAPIDYNIPETWSSNTPGDRRGATSEQATPKGLFEEVQEFATGKMDANGLNLKYNGMNENLARITAYLIGKYKPNLIAVHLPCTDGAQHEDGRESDNVRTAVASADHAIGTIIEALEKAGIKDSTAIIITGDHGFVDTHTGISPNVWLEQAGLTGKTADRGNWKASFLSSGGAAFLHLKDPKDEKTLMQVKKILAALPANQQNLFRVVERAELDRVGASPDAVLALAAKQGIRFGNSADGAVFNPAPGGAHGYYPDFNEIRTGFIATGAGINKQGVYQEIGLEDIAPLIASLLGIELKQADGMVYPGMFTPVKKR, translated from the coding sequence ATGAAAAAAGCCGTTGCTATATTTTCCTTTATTCTTTTCTTTACGCCATCACTCTTTGCACAGAAAGCAAAGTATGTAGTGCTGGTGAGTGTGGATGGCTTCCGTCCTGATTTCTATCTTGATCCATCCTGGCCTGCGCCAAACATGCAGCAGATGCTGAAAAAAGGTGTACATGCGCAAGGTGTGAGAGGTGTGTTCCCCACTGTTACCTATCCTTCTCATACTACATTGATCACAGGTGCCAAACCAGCCAAACATGGTATAGTGTACAACACCCCTTTTGAACCAAAGGGCCAGACGGGGCGCTGGTACATGGAAGCAAAAGAGATCAAAACAGAAACCCTCTGGGATGCATTGCGTAATGCAGGATTGAAATCCTCTGCAGTGTCCTGGCCGGTTACAGTAGGTGCGCCTATTGATTACAATATTCCGGAAACATGGTCTTCCAATACACCGGGAGACCGCAGAGGTGCTACCAGCGAGCAGGCGACACCTAAAGGACTGTTTGAAGAAGTACAGGAATTTGCCACCGGCAAAATGGACGCTAATGGCCTCAATCTGAAGTATAATGGCATGAACGAAAACCTGGCCAGGATAACGGCATATCTCATCGGTAAATACAAGCCTAACCTGATAGCCGTACACCTTCCCTGCACGGATGGGGCCCAGCATGAAGATGGCCGTGAAAGTGATAATGTGCGGACAGCGGTTGCTTCTGCAGACCATGCCATTGGTACTATTATCGAAGCACTGGAAAAAGCAGGGATTAAAGACAGTACTGCTATTATTATTACCGGCGACCATGGTTTTGTTGATACCCATACAGGCATCTCTCCCAATGTATGGCTGGAACAGGCGGGTTTAACCGGTAAAACAGCAGACCGCGGTAACTGGAAAGCTTCTTTCTTATCCTCCGGCGGTGCAGCTTTTCTGCATCTGAAAGATCCTAAGGATGAGAAAACGCTGATGCAGGTAAAGAAAATACTGGCAGCACTTCCCGCCAACCAACAAAACCTTTTCCGTGTAGTGGAACGCGCAGAACTGGACAGAGTGGGTGCCAGTCCTGATGCAGTTTTGGCGCTGGCCGCGAAGCAGGGCATCCGGTTCGGCAATTCTGCTGACGGTGCAGTTTTCAACCCTGCTCCCGGAGGCGCACATGGTTACTATCCTGATTTTAATGAAATACGTACCGGCTTCATCGCAACGGGTGCAGGCATTAATAAACAAGGTGTATACCAGGAAATTGGATTGGAAGATATTGCCCCGCTCATTGCTTCATTACTGGGCATTGAGTTAAAGCAGGCAGATGGCATGGTGTACCCGGGTATGTTTACACCGGTTAAGAAAAGATAA